CCAATGGCAGTGCAGCTTGTTCACCCTGGCCATCGCGTGGCAAAACCGCCAGCACGCGTTCGGTCTATCCATGCCCGTTCGCTGGAAAGTGTACTTCTGACACTTCCCAAAAGTGACACCATGTGAGGGGCAACGCCCCCTCGTGGGGTTCCTAGGGGCTAGCCCCTAGGCGCCGCCCGCGCAGGGCATCCACCACCAAACACCTACCGCCGCCACCATCGCCCATAGGAAAAAAGCCCAGCGCCGATTGGAAAGCCAGCCCCCGTGGCACAAAACCCCGTGGTCAGAATCTTGCGGTAAAACACCTCGCGGTATAATGAGGGCAAGACAAGTGATCGGAGCGACATGAAGTTCTTCTATACCGCCGACATCATCGCCGAGCTAGAGCTAGACCCGAACCAGACCTACGCGCCCATCCGGCTGATGTGCGAGCGGCTCGACATCCCCGCCCCCGCCCAGGAGCGCCGGGTCAAGGCCCACCGCATCCTCGCCAGCGGCGCGCGCCAGGTGCTGGCCGACGACGGATTCCGCGAGGTGCGCATGCTCGGCCTGCGCGTCGACCTCATCCCGCTGTGGCTCACCACCCTGGACGCCGAGGCCGTGACGCCCGCCCTGCGCCCCAAGCTGGAGCTGTGGCAGGCCGAGGCCGCATCGCTGCTGTGGCAGGCCGCCAGGCCCCAGGGCTACGGCTCCGAGGATGTGCTGCTGCCCGAGCGCCACCTGCAGACGCCCGCCGAGATCTCCTACGTCAGCGCCCAGGGCCTCGCCAACCTCTCGCGCCAGCAGATGCTGATCGAGCGCCAGCTCGACGCCGACGCCCGCGAGCGCGGCAACGCCCAGCCCGGCGAGGACGCCCCGGAGGATATCGACGACCCCAACGCGGCCACGCTGGCCCGCACCGTGCGCCGCGTGGCCCACGCCCTGGCCGAGCGCACCCGCCGCAACGAGTACGCCGGGGCCTACAGCGGCCTGTTCCGCCAGTTCGGCATCACATCCTACCGCCGCATGCCGCGCGGTCGCCTTCACGAGGCCATGGAGTGGCTGGAGCGCTGGCACGGCGACATCATGGGCGAGCCGGAGCCGCCGCCCGATATCTAGCGGCGGGCCGGGGCGCGCGGCGGGGTCGGCCCGCCGCCTGCCCCGGGGCGGTCTTCGCCCCAGCGTCGTAGCGCTGCGCCGGTAGGGTTTTCACCCCCTAAATCCTGCAGCGGTTGCGCCATCTGGCGTTATAATAGGGGGCGACCTTATGTGAATCTCTCATATCGAGCTGCCACGTCGAGGCACCAAGCGCCCAGCCGCCACCTTCAGGATGCGCTTCATCGGGATAGAGCGCGCCCGCCAGCCTGGGAGCACCCTGCCCGCGCCATGCCGCCAGACCCGCCCACGCAGCCGAGAGAGGGAGGATCAGCGAGGATCTTAGCCAGCCACAGGGCCGTGTCGGACAAACAGAGAAGCCAGATGACTATCGCGAGGCTCGATATCAGCGGGGGCGAGACGTCGGCGATGCGGGGTACGTGCGGCGCACATGCGCATCGCAACCCTCTGCGGGATGGTCCCCTAGCCATTATGAGGCCACGCACAAGGAGATGGGCATGCGCATTTTTCACGACCAGCAGCTGATCCAGTCCATGCTGGATGGCGGCATCCACCGCCACCTGATCTGCCAGTGGCTCCGCGCCAGCGGCCTGCCGCAGCTCGCCGATAGCCCGATCCGCGAGCGCGAGCGCGGCATCTACGAGCTAGAGCGCTTCCCCCACGTGGCCTTCCAGCTGCAGCGGGCCACCCCCGCCGTGCAGCCCGCCCTCCTGGCCGTGTGGGTCGGCGACACCTCGTGGTCGCCCAGCGCCCACGAGGCGGTGCGCGAGGCGGTGTGCGGGGCAGTCTACGGTGCGGTGCGCGAGGTCGCGCTCAGCGCCAGCGCCTAGCCCCAGCCAGCCCCGCAGGCAAGCGGGATCGGGGATCGACGACGCCCCCCGATGCCCCCGCCTACATCGCACCCCCATCGCACCCGCCGCACCCCCATCGCACCCGCCGCCCTTCCCCCGCCAGCACGGCGCAGGGGTGGCCCCCGCGTGCGCCCGCCGCGCCGTAGGGGCGGCCCTCGTGGCCGCCCGCGCCGCAACACAATGCCCGCATCGCAAACCCGCACGATGCCCCACAATGCGGGCGGGCATAAAGCCCGCCCCTACGTCATCGTTTCACACCGCGCCTTCGTGGTGGCCATTTCCCTCGGTTATGCTATACTTGCCCCCACGCCCAACGGGCAGCCCGCCGCGCCCCTCGCAGCGACGCCACAGCACAGATGGAAGCCAGCATCATGCACCATGTCGAGCGCTACCTGACCGATCTTCGCGTGATCTACGCCGCCGGAGGCGTGGCCGAGACATCCGGCTACCCGCCGCTGCTGGCCCTGCTCTCCGCCGTGGGGGCCGCGCTGGCCCCGCGCGTGCTGGCCGTCGCCCACCCCGCCAGCGTGGGCGCGGGCATCCCCGACCTGGCGCTCTACACCGGCGAGCAGATCGCCCGCGATGGCCAGCCCAAATCCGGGCTGCTGCCCGCCCGTGGCGTGGTCGAGGTGAAGGGCGTCGCCGCCGACATCCGCGCGCTGGCCGCCAGCGCCCAGGTCAAGCGCTACCTCGATGCCTACGGCCTGGTGCTGGCCTGCACCTACCGCGCCTTCGCGGTGGTGACGGCGGATGCCAGCGGCGCTGCCGTGCTGGGCGAGGTCTTCGAGCTGGCCCCCACCGCCGATGCCTTCCGCGCCGCCGACCCGCACACCCTGGCCCAGCAGCGCGGCGATGACCTGATCGGCTTCCTCACCCGCGTGCTGCTGCTCAAGGCCCCCCTGCGCACGCCCAAGGATCTGGCCGCCATCCTGGCCGCCTACGCCCGCGAGGCCGCCCTGCTGGTCGAGCGCCAGAGCTCGCTGGCGGCCTACGCGGGCCTGCGCAGCAGCCTAGAGGCCGCCCTGGGCATCACCTTCCAGGGCGAGCGCGGCGACCACTTCTTCCGCTCGACCTTGGTGCAGACGCTGTTCTACGGCATCTTCTCCGGCTGGGTGCTCTGGCACGCCGATGAGCCAGACCGCACCGACCAGTTCTCGTGGCGGCTGGCCGCTTCCTACCTGCACCTGCCCGTGCTCCAGAGCCTGTTCGGCCAGATGGTGCAGCAGAACCGCCTGCGCACCCTGGGCCTGCTGGATGTGCTGAGATGGGCCGATGAGGCGCTGGCCCGTGTGGAGCGGGCGGTGTTCTTCACGGCCTTCGCCGAGCGCGAGGCGGTGCAGTATTTCTACGAGCCGTTCCTGGCCGCCTTCGACCCCGAGCTGCGCCGCGAGCTGGGCGTGTGGTACACCCCGCCCGAGATCGTGCGCTACCAGGTGGAGCGCGTGGACCGCGCCCTGCGCGAGGAGCTGGGCGTGGCCGATGGCCTGGCCGACCCCAATGTGCTGGTGCTCGACCCCTGCTGCGGCACGGGGGCGTACCTGGTGGGGGTGATCGAGCGGATCGCGGCGACGCTGCGGGCCAGGGGCGATGATGATCTGCTGGCCAGCGACCTCAAGCAGGCGCTCACCAGCCGCGTGTTTGGCTTCGAGCTGCTGCCCGCGCCCTTTGTGGTGGCCCACCTTCAGCTTGGCCTGCTGCTGCAGCGCCACGGCGCGGCGCTGGAGGGCGAGGACCGCGCCGCTGTCTACCTGACCAATGCGCTCACCGGCTGGGAGCGCGGCGGCGAGCGCGCGCCGTTTATGTTCCCCGAGCTGGAGCAGGAGCGCGAGGCCGCCAGCCGCGTAAAGCACGAGTCGCGGGTGCTGGTGGTGCTGGGCAACCCGCCCTACTCCGGCTACGCCGGCATCGCCATGGGCGAGGAGCGCACGCTCTCCAACGCCTACCGCACCACCGCCCACGCGCCCGCGCCCCAGGGACAGGGCCTCAACGATCTGTATGTGCGCTTCTACCGCATGGCCGAGCGCCAGATCGTGGAGGGCAGCGGCTATGGCGTGGTCAGCTATATCTCCAACTACTCCTGGCTCGATGGCCTCTCGTTCACTGGCATGCGCGAGCGCTACATGGATGTGTTCGATTCGATCTGGGTCGACAACCTCCATGGGGATCGCATTATTTCCGAATATGCACCCGATGGCCGCACGAGCGAGACGGTTTTTGCCATCCAAGGTAATTCGGTGGGCATTAAGATCGGCACCGCGATTGCCACGCTGGTGCGGCGGCGTCAGCATTCCGCGCCTGCGCAGGTGCTTTATAGAGATTGGCAGCAGGCCCGCGCCGAAGAGCGCCGCGCCGCATTACTTGCAAGTATCAGCGAAGATGCGCCCGCGCAGAACTATACGAGAATTGAGCCACTCCTTCCTATCGGTCTGCCGCTGAAGCCGCGCGAAGTCTCAGCCGACTACCTCAAATGGCCGCTGCTGCCCGCGCTCTTCCCAATCTCGTTTCCTGGCGTGAAGACCAGCCGCGATGATGTGGTGGTGGACATCGACCGCGAGCGGCTGGAGCGGCGTATGCGGGCCTACTTCGACCCCGCGATCAGCCACGAGCAGATGGCCCGCATCGCCCCAGGCGCAATGGAGAGCACCGCGCGGTTTGCCGCCGAAGTGGTGCGCACCACGCTCCAGAAGCGCGGCTTCTTGCCAGAGAACATCATCCGCTACTGCTACCGCCCGTTTGATGTGCGCTGGCTTTACTGGGAGCCAGAGACCAAGCTGCTTGATGAGAAGCGCACAGACTACAAACCGCATGTGTTTGAAGGGAATATCTGGATAGAAGGGCGCCAGAAACAGCCCATGGAACATTTTGATCGAGGATATGTGGTCAATGTTCTATCAGATAACTTTGGCAATGGTCTATCAAATTATTTTCCGCTCCTCCTAGCCCAAACCTCGACATCCCCCCAAGCCGACATGTTCGGCGAGGACACGCCCGCCGAGCCGCAGGCCAACCTCACCCCCGAGGCCAGCGCCTACCTGGGCGCGGTCGGCGGCAGCGCCGAGGAGCTGTTCTACCACGCCATCGCCACGCTGCACGCCCCGGCCTACCGCAGCGAGAACGCCGGAGCGCTGCGGCAGGACTGGCCGCGCGTGCCGCTGCCCGCCACGGCGGACGCGCTGCAGGCCTCGGCGGCGCTGGGGCGGCAGGTCGCCGCCCTGCTCGACCCCGAGACCCCGGTGGCGGGCGTCACCAGCGGCACCGTGCGCCCCGAGCTGCTGGCCATGGCGCGGCTGCGGCGGGCCGACGGCAGCCCCGTGCAGCCGCAGTCGGGCGATCTGGCGCTGACCGCAGGCTGGGGCTACCGAGGCCGGGGCGGCATCGTCATGCCCGCGCGCGGGCGCACCAGCGAGCGCCCGCCCAGCCCCGACGAGCTGGCCGCCCTAGGCCAGGCCGCCGCGCTGCTGGGCGGGGCCACCTGCGACATCTGGCTGAACGACACCGCCTGCTGGCGCAACGTGCCGCTGGCCGTGTGGGAATACACCATCGGCGGCTACCAGGTGCTCAAGAAATGGCTCTCCTACCGCGAGCGGCCCCTGCTAGAGCGCGACCTCAGCCCCGACGAGGCCCGCCACGTCACCGCCGTGGTGCGGCGGATCGCCGCCCTGCTGCTGCTCGGCCCCGCGCTGGATGCCAGCTACCGCGCCTGCGCCGCCACGCCCACCCCGTAGGGGCGGCGCGTGGCCGCCCGCCCCGCATCCCATCGCAAACCCGCCCGCCGTGCCCCACCCACTCGGCCCATGCGGCGAAGGTGCCGCGACGGCAAACTGGCCATATGCACGACCACCAGCTGCCAGCGGCCAGCACAGGAATGCCCAACATTGGGGATTCCAAGGGGGCGATGCCCTCACATGGTGTCACTTTATCGGGTGTTCCGAGGCCGTTTTAGCGAAACGGTGCGTTGGTATTCGTTCGGCTTGGGTGCGCCTTCGTCGATAGTGGTCATTTTTGGATGGTGGTGCATGCCCTATGCGGGCGGCACCAAGGGCTCCGCGCCCTTGGATCCCCGCGAGGGGCGTTGCCCCTTCGAACCCCAATGTTGACCGTTCCTATGCCGTTTCCCGGTAGCTGGTGTTCGTGCATATGGCCATCAAAACACTATCGGCACCTTCGCCGCATGGGCGGGGTGGGATGGCGCGGCGCGATCATGGGTTGAGGCGGATTGCTTGCTGGGAGCGCAACTGGTGGTGTGCATAGTCTGACACGCATGATTGCGGGTCTTGCCACATCCTGACGCCCTGACTAAGAAAGTGACACCATGTGAGGGCCGATGCCCCTCACATGGTGTCACTTTCTCTGGCGGAGCATTCGGATGCGGCACATGACGAGAGAACGCGTGCCAGGCCATGCGCCGCATGGAAGATTCTCGATCTCACCCACCCGGCCCATGCGGCGAAGGTGCCGCGACGGCAAACTGGCCATATGCACGAACACCAGCAGCCAGCGGCCAGCACAGGAACACCCAACATTGGGGGTTCCAAGGGGGCGATGCCCCCTGGCGGGGTTCCTAGGGGCTGGCCCCTAGGCGCTGCCCGCGCAGGGCATCCACCCACCCAACATCGACCAATGCCATCGCTGAAGGAAAAAACGCCCAGTGCCGACGGGAAAAGTGACACCATATGAGGGCGATGCCCCCCTGGCGGGGTTCCGAGGGGCAGGCCCCGAGCCGCCGCCCGCGTAGGGCATCCACCCACCCAACACCTACCACCGCCATCGCTGCAAACACCACACAAAAGCGGGGGTGCTCGGGGCTGGCCCCGAGCCGCTGCCCGCGTAGGGCACACCCTCACCGACCACGAAAACCCATCATCATCGAGGCCGCAGCAGGTCGGCACGACCGGGCAGCGCTCCAAACATTGCCGACGGTCGGCCCGACCACCGCACACCCATCGGCGCACCACGCCGCGCGCCCGCATTGCCACCCGTCGCTCCCCATCACACCCCGCGCAACGGCGTTTGTTTGCGCCTTAGACATTTTGGGCAGGCAATAATAAAAATATGCGAGATATATCTTGAATAATTGGCAAACTGTGGTAAAACAAGATCATCTACATGGGATGTAGCCAAACCATAAACAACGTAGCACAAATAATATTCCCCTCAAACTATCAGCCACGCGAAGACACTATCACCATCGCCGGAAGCTTAATCACCATCGCCGGAAGCTTAATCACCATCGCCGGAAGCTTAATCACCATCGCCGGAAGCTTAATCACCATCGCCGGAAGCTTAATCACCATCGCCGGAAGCTTAATCACCATCAACAAGGCAGAAAGGCAGCATCCATGGCCAAAAAGATCCAAGACATCATCAAAAGCGCCCAGATCGCCATCCCCAATGCCATCAACATCGACGACATCCGCACCACCCTCGCCAGCTACGGCTACCCGCTGCCCAAGCTAGAGCAGGGCAACCTGCTGCTAGAGGCCCTGATCGCCGCCCAGACCAAGCAGCAGCTTGAGTACGGCGACCAGGACAAGGCCACCCAGACCTTCAACGACCTGTGGGATCAGCTCGACCAGATCTACACCCGCCAGCTCAAGCTGGCCCGCGTGGCGCTCAAGGGCAACAGCGACGCCGCCCGCGACCTCGCGCTCGACGGCCCGCGCCGCAAGAGCTTCGGCGGCTGGTCCATGCAGGCCCAGCAGTTCTACGCGGGGCTGGCCGCCAACCCCAGCTTCGCCGCCGCGCTGGCCAGCTTCGGCGCACCCCTGCCCGAGCAAGAAGCGGCCAGCGCCGCCCTGGCCGATGTGATCGCCGCCCTGCGCGCCCTAGAAAACGAGCGCGGCCAGGCCCAGATCGCCACCCGCGAGCGCGACGCCGCCATCGACGCCCTGGACGACTGGCTGGGCGACTTTATGGCGGTGGCCCGCGTGGCCTTCGCCGACCAGCCCGAGCACCTGGAGCGCCTGGGCGTCACCGTGCGCGCGTAGCACCACGGCCCCGCCCATCGCACCCATCGCACATGCGCCCGATGCCCCGCGATGCAAACAATGTGGGCGGACACCAGATCCGCCCCTACACCCGTTGTATCACATTGCAGAGCATCGGCTCGGCGCGATGCGCACACAAAAGGGCGGGCATCACGCCCGCCCTCATCTCCTGCATGCCCCTCGCGCCTTCGCGGCCTCGTGGTGAAACAGTTCCCCTACCCCAGCAGCGCGGCGGCCACCGCATCCCACGAGATCGCCGCCACGCTGGCCGGGCCGCTGGCCCCCAGCGAGGCCGCCAGCCCGGCGTCGGCCCACAGCGCATCCAGCCGCCCCGCGATCGCCTCGGGCGCATCCGGCGCGATGTAGCCATTCACCCCATCGCGCACGAACTCCAGCACGCCGCCCGCGTCCACCGTGGTGACGACCGGGCGGGCGGCAGCCAGCGCCTGCACGGTGGTGTAGCCGTAGTCCTCATCGAAGGGCGCGTAGTAGACCGCCCTGGCCCCGGCGTACAGCTCGATCAGCTCCTCGTCGCTCACGAAGCCCCGGAACTGCACGCGCTGGCCCAGGCCCAGGTCGGCGGCCAGCCGCTCCAGCGCCGCGCGCTCCGGCCCCGCGCTGGCGAAGATGCAGCGCACCGGCTGGCTGGTGCGGGCCAGCGCGTGCAGCAGGCGGTCCAGGCGCTTGGCCGCATCCAGCCGCGCGTCGGAGAGGATGTAGTCGCCGTAGGGGCCGGGGCGCAGCCGCCCGTGGTAGCGGCTGGGCGGGTAGAGCGGCTGGGCCGACAGGCCGGTGAAGCGGCGCAGGCGCTCGGCCACATTGCGCGAGATCGCGAAGCGCCGCCGGGCCTCGCCCAGGCAGGTGCGGTCGATCCGCAGCAGCGCATCGCGGTGGGCGCGATCCTCGGGCGTGTTGGCGAAGTCGGAAAAGGGCGTGCCGTACCAGTCGTAGGCCTGGCGGTGCTGGTGCACCAGCCAGACCACCTTGTTGGGGTGGCGCACCGCGTAGGATGGGAACTTGGTGCAGATCACCATATCCACCGGCTGCGCGTTCACCTCGGTGAGGTCGAGCATGCGCCAGGCCAGCGCCGAGCTAGCGATGCGGTCGTGGGGCTGCCAGGCGAAGGG
The sequence above is a segment of the Chloroflexia bacterium SDU3-3 genome. Coding sequences within it:
- a CDS encoding N-6 DNA methylase; its protein translation is MHHVERYLTDLRVIYAAGGVAETSGYPPLLALLSAVGAALAPRVLAVAHPASVGAGIPDLALYTGEQIARDGQPKSGLLPARGVVEVKGVAADIRALAASAQVKRYLDAYGLVLACTYRAFAVVTADASGAAVLGEVFELAPTADAFRAADPHTLAQQRGDDLIGFLTRVLLLKAPLRTPKDLAAILAAYAREAALLVERQSSLAAYAGLRSSLEAALGITFQGERGDHFFRSTLVQTLFYGIFSGWVLWHADEPDRTDQFSWRLAASYLHLPVLQSLFGQMVQQNRLRTLGLLDVLRWADEALARVERAVFFTAFAEREAVQYFYEPFLAAFDPELRRELGVWYTPPEIVRYQVERVDRALREELGVADGLADPNVLVLDPCCGTGAYLVGVIERIAATLRARGDDDLLASDLKQALTSRVFGFELLPAPFVVAHLQLGLLLQRHGAALEGEDRAAVYLTNALTGWERGGERAPFMFPELEQEREAASRVKHESRVLVVLGNPPYSGYAGIAMGEERTLSNAYRTTAHAPAPQGQGLNDLYVRFYRMAERQIVEGSGYGVVSYISNYSWLDGLSFTGMRERYMDVFDSIWVDNLHGDRIISEYAPDGRTSETVFAIQGNSVGIKIGTAIATLVRRRQHSAPAQVLYRDWQQARAEERRAALLASISEDAPAQNYTRIEPLLPIGLPLKPREVSADYLKWPLLPALFPISFPGVKTSRDDVVVDIDRERLERRMRAYFDPAISHEQMARIAPGAMESTARFAAEVVRTTLQKRGFLPENIIRYCYRPFDVRWLYWEPETKLLDEKRTDYKPHVFEGNIWIEGRQKQPMEHFDRGYVVNVLSDNFGNGLSNYFPLLLAQTSTSPQADMFGEDTPAEPQANLTPEASAYLGAVGGSAEELFYHAIATLHAPAYRSENAGALRQDWPRVPLPATADALQASAALGRQVAALLDPETPVAGVTSGTVRPELLAMARLRRADGSPVQPQSGDLALTAGWGYRGRGGIVMPARGRTSERPPSPDELAALGQAAALLGGATCDIWLNDTACWRNVPLAVWEYTIGGYQVLKKWLSYRERPLLERDLSPDEARHVTAVVRRIAALLLLGPALDASYRACAATPTP
- a CDS encoding glycosyltransferase family 4 protein, which produces MKRILICATQVPFVRGGAELLVEGLRDELRRLGHAVDVVSLPFAWQPHDRIASSALAWRMLDLTEVNAQPVDMVICTKFPSYAVRHPNKVVWLVHQHRQAYDWYGTPFSDFANTPEDRAHRDALLRIDRTCLGEARRRFAISRNVAERLRRFTGLSAQPLYPPSRYHGRLRPGPYGDYILSDARLDAAKRLDRLLHALARTSQPVRCIFASAGPERAALERLAADLGLGQRVQFRGFVSDEELIELYAGARAVYYAPFDEDYGYTTVQALAAARPVVTTVDAGGVLEFVRDGVNGYIAPDAPEAIAGRLDALWADAGLAASLGASGPASVAAISWDAVAAALLG